In the genome of Eschrichtius robustus isolate mEscRob2 chromosome 2, mEscRob2.pri, whole genome shotgun sequence, the window GCAGGTGTGTCCCTTCTGCCTGGACTCCTTTTCCCAGTCCTATTTGCTTGACAAACATCATTTTAATCTCTTGCAGGGATCTCCTTGATGAGGCACATAAACCCAGAGTTAATACCTTGTTCCCTGTGCTACTTATATCTTTGCTTCCAtaacacatacattttttttctatctgcAATAGTAAGGATAACACTTCCGTCTAGTACCTAAATAAGTGGGGGATTTTTGCTTTGGAAAAATAGTCAATTATACTGTATACAGCCATAGGCTTTGGGATTAAACTGCTTGTGTTTAAATCTGAATTCTACCTCTTATTACCTGTGAGACCTTGGATATTtatcttctctgggcctcagattcctcatctatcAAGTGGGGATGGTAATACTAACACTCCAGGGGATTTCTGTGAAGATGAATTGAGATAGTCTAAGCCAAGTGATTGTTGCAGGTATGTTCCCAACAAAGGTGTATTATTTTGTCTATTAACTTAGGGAAGAAGGATGCTCATTGTCAGGAATTGGCCAAAGTAATGCTAGAGCATAATTAGGCCATTTTCAAGACACTGCAGGACGTCTGTTCTATTTTCCTCTCTTGCTTGTACACATCAGCTGCTTACAAAGCTGACTCAGGATAAGGACACCAGCCTTGTCAGTCACCTAGGGAGACCCCTCTGTCTTGCTGTTTCCAGACTCCCCCAAAGGTTCCAATCAAATTGTCAGCATATAGTACTGCTGGTTTGGGACACAGACAGCCCCAAATTCAGCCTTCTCCCAAATTCCATGCCATATTTTGTCACCTGAGCCTTTAAAGTTTTGCCATTTTAAGTCTCTTTTGAGTAGGTCTAGCTGCTTCTGAACCCATTACAAGAATCTTCttgggaaggaatgaaggaaatggTTCTGGCAGGTTCTAGCACTCCTCCTATAATCTAAGGATCTCAGACATTAGCCACCATTCTCTCCTTTACTTCCTGCCTCAAACAGCACATCAATAGGCAAGTATACGGTGGGAGCTCTGCAGGTAACAGCGTGGCTTTCCAGCACAGGCAGCCCAAAAGCTCATTTAAACCAGTCATACTGTCGTGGTTTGCTAACTATTGTCTTTACCACTGAATTCTATGTTCTGGGTAAGTCCAGGGCGCAGACCACGGTGGAAAGGTTCCAGGCCAACCTTTGTGCTGGTGAAGCCCAATTAAGCAGAAGTACACCAGGCAGGAAGCACTCCTGCCTATAGGTCAGTGTGTGTCTCACAAGTGGCTTTTTGAACAAAATCCAGTGCCATTTATTTGGTTAGATAATCCAAGGCGTACTTTCATTAACCAGAGTCAATATATCTCTTTCCTCCAAAATGAAAGATACATTTAAGTTCTCTGGCTTTCTCTTTAGTGGCAGATGAAGGCAATTTAAGAAACTGACTAAGAAGAATTCCCCTTGGATTCATCCTTCTACCTTCCTCCAAGCGCAGCATTAAAGATGAAACAGCATCACGCTGTACTGAGCAAGGCACCAGATTATACTTTAACAAAGCTAATGTGAGCTTTGATCTTTAACCCTTGAATAGTGGTCACAGAGAGCAGTTTCATTTAATCTATTAGCATCTATAAACACAGTTCCAGGCATTTACTTTTAGAGAAAATAACCTGCTCATTTCAGTGGAACAAGATGGACAGCCAAGGTCAATGAAGCAGCAAAAGTAAGTTTTCCAGCCCGTGGTGGAGGCGGAATGggggatgactttttttttttttaatggtatttaACAAATAGCATCTGAATGGAATTTTAAATCAAAACCCCAGATGATAAAATCTTGGCAGAAGAACCTACTTTTtttagcacatttttttttttaccttctgaCATCTGTTCTTCTCACTTTCTGAAATAACCATTTCACTTAGCTAATGCTGTGAGGTATGGGCTGGGAAGTTACTCATTTTCTCCCTCACCCATAGAAACAATTTCTCAAGActtaaaggagattttttttaccCACCTCTTTCATATGAGGTAAATCCTTACCAAACTTGAGAAACAATCAAAATTCAGAAAGTCTCAGAGCTACCTCATGGAATCCTGGCTTGCTTTTCTCAGGCAGGAGAAATATATCACTTGCCCCACCTACAGGTATGACTTGGAATTGCCTGTAAAGGGGATTCTGGGAGCAGAAGGTCTTTTAACTGAATTTCAAATTTAAACCAAACACCATGAAAGACAGAGCAGAGATAAGAGAGAATTAAGAGATAAAATTTCTATTCTCAAAGAACATATAATGTGTGGGAAAAGTAAAACTACTTAGAAATTATAACAAAAGTGTAATATATAATTTGCCAAGGATTCTGTGAAGATGGTAGGTTCACTACATGTGCTTGACCCCTTTCTCTCCCCAGGGTGCCCACTGAGACCCTGAAGACTTGTTTTGTATAAGTTTGgggcgggaaggagggagggaaatgttAGCCAGCTGTAGAgtcaggagggggaggggtccCACCTGCACAGCAAAGATCAAGGGCTCCTGGCCACAGCCTGGGGCAGCCAAGTGATTTCCCTGTAAGGCCCTGGGACAGGGGGGGCAGAAAAACCCTAGCCCCTGAGAAGAGGCTAGCACATCCAGAGGAGCCTGGGCCAAAAATCCATGGTTACTGCAGATACTTGAGAAGGTCAGCCAGCTGTCCAGGCCTGTCACCTCAGTGACCCCAGGAGGGGCTGCCAGTTTCCAGAAGAGGCCTGCCCGGCTGAGCCAAACTGTTCCCCTCTGGTGTTGACTTTCTTTGCCTCGAGATCAGGAGAAGCCCAGGAATCTGGTGGCTTCTGTCCCTATCCATTCATCCCGAGATCACAGCTCGTTGGCCCATTGTCACCAGCCGCCTGGAGTagtaaagcaatttttttttttctgtctgccaATTCACAACTCTCATGGAAACAGATCGCCAGTTCTAAGGAATCTCCCTCCTAATAATAATATGCTGGGCTGCTTGTGGGTCTGCAAGGATGGTGatactttgttatttttaaagaacatacAAGCATATTGtagtcaaaaatattaaaagactgagaaaaagtATGTTGGTGTTTATGAGACTATGCTGGAAGCTTATTATGACAAACTGTCCGCATGGGGTGCATGTTTCTGGATGACACCTGATGGGTGATCCAGATCTCCTGGTCTTGTCCTGACAAACCTTGTTTGCTGCTATCTCTGCTTCAAACTTCGTCCTCCTCTGCTTCCTGAGACTGCAGCTGGTAGGATATTTGCATGTGCAGTAGCCTGCTGTACTCTTGGGCTAAACCTTAGCCTCTTGCAAAATTCTCCTACTCTCTGTTAAGTTCTTCAAGACCTTCATTTGTGAGATCCCGTTCCATAGCACCTTCttcctgttcttttccttttatttgcaaGCTTTCTTGTGCTTGAACTTTTCTTGTACACATGACCTCATTCCCACgttgtttcctttccttcctgtcaAGTGGCAGCAAACTGTCTTTCTCAGCcaacttcttttccttcttttcctctattATTCTGTCCAATtctttctcccaagcagcctcctcTTCACATTGCTCTGCTACATATCCCTGAGAAAGCTTCCGTTTTCTTCccatgtcttctcttttttttgctCCTTTGTTATCAGTCTCTTCGTGGAACTTTTGAAGGGCCCTTTGCATGAGCTTCATGTTCAAGTCCtgctctgttctctcttcctgttGAATAAGTCCTACCTTCTCTCAGAGGGCATTTTGCAAAAAGGTCCTAATTTCCTGCTTTGTCTTCTCTTCCTTTAGCTTATcctgttctttctcaagtttaCCCTTTGTACTGTTGTTTCTCCTCTTCTCTGTCGCTGCACCACCTGCCCTTGTGCTTTGATGCTAGTGGCCTGGGCGCCCAGCCCCAGGTGTGTGTTCTCCACCAGCTCTTCCTGTCTCCTCGCCTCCTGGGCGTCTCAGCTTTTCTTGGCTCATCGGTCTTCCTCCCAGGATTGTGAGAACATCTCCTCTTCCACCAGCGTCTACCTCTTCAGTTCTTCACTGAATTCTGCCTGTGCTTTCCACTCCTCACACACCTTCTGATGGATATAAAGCAACTCAACATGGACCTTCTCACAGCACTACTTGAATTGCCATCTAACTTTTCAGCCACAAAactctgtctttatttttcttttttctctttcaataatgatttttcttctcattctttgttTTCCTCCTCAATTGTTTCTTCTTTCAACTGCATTTCAGTAAAATACTGATTCTCTTCTGATGTTAAATGTTCATATAGCTTATTTCATCTTTTGTCAGTGTAGATGGAATActgtacttaaattttttttaatatattgaggtaacattggtttataacatatataggtttcatgtgtacaacattatatttcacctaatgtatacactacagtgtgctcaccaccaaaagctTAGCTTCTATCCATTGTGATACATAATTCCCTTTACCTGTTCAGACCTTCCCACAtaccttcccctctggtaaccattactctgttctctgtatctacatgtttatttttgtttggtttggtttatttacttgtttatttatttaccacaTATGAGTGAAttcataaggtatttgtctttctccatctggcgtatttcacttagaataatatcCTCAAGATCCATCTATATGGATCTatatgcaaatggcaagatttcatatttttctggcttagtagtattccattgtatatatatatatatataccacatctttatatccattcatccattgatgagtacttaggttatttccatatcttgggtattgtaaataatgctgccatgaacataggggtgtatacaactttttgaattagttttttcaTACTCTTCAAAAAATATCCAgagtggaatagctgggtcatatgttagttctattctcaatattttgaggaatctccacattgtttttttaactatttatttatttatttattatttttggctgtgttgggtcttcatttctgtgtgaaggctttctctagttgcggcaagtgggggccactcttcatcgcggtgcgcgggcctctcactatcgtggcctctcttgttgcggagcacaggctccagacacgcgcaggctcagtagttgtggctcacgggcctagttgctccgcggcatgtgggatcttcccagaccagggctcgaacccgtgtcccctgcattggcaggcagattctcaaccactgcgccaccagggaagccctccacattGTTTtacatagtgactgcaccaatttatattcccaccaacagtgtgtgaggtgttt includes:
- the CFAP53 gene encoding LOW QUALITY PROTEIN: cilia- and flagella-associated protein 53 (The sequence of the model RefSeq protein was modified relative to this genomic sequence to represent the inferred CDS: inserted 5 bases in 4 codons; substituted 9 bases at 9 genomic stop codons), encoding MQLKEETIEEENKEXEEKSLLKEKKEKXRQSFVAEKLDXQFKXCCEKVHVELLYIHQKVCEEWKAQAEFSEELKRXTLVEEEMFSQSWEEDRXAKKSXDAQEARRQEELVENTHLGLGAQATSIKAQGQVVQRQRRGEXNSTKGKLEKEQDKLKEEKTKQEIRTFLQNALXEKVGLIQQEERTEQDLNMKLMQRALQKFHEETDNKGAKKREDMGRKRKLSQGYVAEQCEEEAAWEKELDRIIEEKKEKKLAEKDSLLPLDRKERKQRGNEVMCTRKVQAQESLQIKGKEQEEGAMERDLTNEGLEELNREXENFARGXGLAQEYSRLLHMQISYQLQSQEAEEDEXFEAEIAANKVCQDKXQEIWITHQVSSRNMHPMRTVCHNKLPA